The following coding sequences lie in one Actinomycetota bacterium genomic window:
- a CDS encoding SCP2 sterol-binding domain-containing protein — MSDASTDDARSALAELVEGHSDDEITKAAEELGIDTLLDQVFTGMEQAFQPDKAAGQSAVVQWDVDAPDGTHSRTVHIADGSCKVETGTTASPRLTLTLTLPDFLRFVAGQLDGMQAFMSGKLKLGGDIMLAQTMQAWFAT; from the coding sequence GTGTCCGACGCATCCACCGATGACGCCCGCAGCGCGCTCGCCGAGCTGGTCGAGGGCCACTCAGACGACGAGATCACGAAGGCCGCCGAGGAGCTGGGGATCGACACCCTGCTCGATCAGGTCTTCACCGGCATGGAGCAGGCTTTCCAACCCGACAAGGCCGCGGGCCAGAGTGCCGTGGTGCAGTGGGACGTCGACGCGCCTGACGGTACGCACTCGCGCACCGTGCACATCGCCGACGGCTCGTGCAAGGTGGAGACCGGCACGACCGCCAGCCCGCGCCTGACGCTGACGCTCACACTGCCCGACTTCCTCCGATTCGTCGCCGGGCAGCTGGACGGCATGCAGGCGTTCATGAGCGGCAAGCTGAAGCTCGGCGGCGACATCATGCTCGCGCAGACCATGCAGGCCTGGTTCGCGACGTAG
- a CDS encoding NAD-dependent epimerase/dehydratase family protein, which yields MALVLVTGGTGQLGREVVPRLVSGGHDVRLLSRQDRPSRPDGVEAVRGDVLAGDGLDRAVAGVDVVIHCATSPFRRTKRTEVDGTRRLTAAAKRGRSPHLVYISIVGVDRHPLPYYRAKWAAEGVIEGAGLPHTILRATQFHSLLDGFLTRLARLPVLPVPRGVRFQPVDAGEVAARIVALVGAGPSGRAADMGGPEVRGFDDLARVWSNARGRPRRVVAFPIAGKTARAFKEGVNLCPDHKDGTVTWEDWLTERR from the coding sequence ATGGCGCTCGTCCTGGTCACCGGGGGGACCGGGCAGCTCGGACGAGAGGTCGTGCCCCGGCTGGTGTCGGGCGGACACGACGTGCGCCTGCTCAGCCGTCAGGACCGGCCGTCGCGGCCCGACGGTGTCGAGGCCGTGCGCGGCGACGTGCTCGCGGGCGACGGTCTCGACCGCGCGGTCGCCGGCGTCGACGTCGTGATCCACTGCGCGACGAGCCCGTTCCGCCGCACGAAGCGCACCGAGGTCGACGGTACCCGCCGTCTGACGGCCGCGGCGAAGCGCGGCCGCAGCCCGCACCTCGTCTACATCTCGATCGTCGGCGTCGACCGCCACCCACTGCCGTACTACAGGGCCAAGTGGGCGGCCGAGGGGGTGATCGAAGGGGCGGGACTACCGCACACGATCCTGCGCGCCACGCAGTTCCACTCGCTGCTCGACGGCTTCCTCACCCGGCTGGCACGGCTGCCCGTGCTGCCAGTGCCCCGCGGGGTGCGGTTCCAGCCCGTCGATGCGGGCGAGGTGGCGGCGCGCATCGTCGCGCTCGTCGGAGCCGGCCCTTCTGGTCGCGCCGCCGACATGGGTGGGCCCGAGGTCCGTGGCTTCGACGACCTGGCCCGCGTCTGGTCGAACGCCCGCGGACGCCCGCGCCGGGTCGTCGCGTTCCCGATCGCCGGCAAGACCGCGCGCGCGTTCAAGGAGGGCGTCAACCTCTGTCCCGACCACAAGGACGGAACGGTCACGTGGGAGGACTGGCTCACCGAGCGTCGGTGA
- a CDS encoding LytR family transcriptional regulator, which yields MKRVVAAALVFSGLLMAIAFETGLPSAARQEPAFTIHKVDGAHFAGTNGLTFMLVIGRDGRAGVGGNRGDALHVIGVNPAQGRATMLDIPRDTWIDIPGHGRERINAAFEFGGQELQTRTVSAFTGVPIAFSIVTNFDGLIGMVDDLGGVDVDVPQAMNDRFSGAVFPQGRVHMNGGQALAFSRNRHLGDGDLTRTYDQGVLILSALAKFRAQPGAVNVVRSLEVLLRRCQAEGVSPRDLFRLGRLALSVDPANVRNVVMPARLGQVGPASVVFPGPGADSLFADFRDDAILQTH from the coding sequence GTGAAGCGCGTGGTGGCCGCCGCACTCGTGTTCAGCGGCCTGCTCATGGCAATCGCGTTCGAGACCGGATTGCCGTCCGCCGCTCGACAGGAGCCCGCGTTCACCATCCACAAGGTCGACGGGGCCCACTTCGCGGGGACGAACGGACTGACGTTCATGCTCGTCATCGGCCGCGACGGACGCGCCGGCGTCGGGGGCAACCGCGGCGACGCCCTCCACGTCATCGGCGTGAACCCTGCACAGGGCCGCGCCACCATGCTCGACATCCCCCGCGACACGTGGATCGACATCCCCGGACATGGGCGCGAGCGCATCAACGCGGCCTTTGAGTTCGGGGGGCAAGAGCTGCAGACCCGCACGGTGAGCGCGTTCACCGGCGTGCCCATCGCGTTCTCGATCGTGACCAACTTCGATGGTCTCATCGGGATGGTCGACGACCTGGGTGGGGTGGACGTCGACGTGCCCCAGGCCATGAACGACCGGTTCTCGGGCGCCGTCTTCCCGCAGGGCAGGGTCCACATGAACGGTGGGCAGGCGCTCGCGTTCTCGCGCAACCGCCACCTCGGTGACGGCGACCTCACCCGCACCTATGACCAGGGCGTGCTCATCCTGTCCGCGCTCGCCAAGTTCCGGGCGCAGCCGGGGGCGGTGAACGTCGTGCGCAGCCTCGAGGTGCTGCTGCGGCGCTGCCAGGCCGAGGGTGTGAGCCCGCGCGATCTCTTCCGGCTGGGCCGGCTCGCACTGTCGGTCGACCCGGCCAACGTGCGCAACGTCGTCATGCCGGCCCGCCTGGGCCAGGTCGGCCCCGCGTCGGTGGTGTTCCCGGGCCCCGGCGCAGACAGCCTCTTCGCGGACTTCCGGGACGACGCCATCCTGCAGACGCACTGA
- a CDS encoding LLM class flavin-dependent oxidoreductase, whose product MKFGIFYEHQLPRPWESDDEHRLLKDALDQVELADRLGIDCAWEVEHHFLEEYSHSSAPEVFLAAASQRTSRIRLGHGIVQLPQGFNHSARVAERIATLDLVSDGRVDFGTGESSSEAELGGFNVDRATKRDQWDEALDAVTRMFVEEPFAGYDGRFLKMPPRNVVPKPLQKPHPPVWVACSRRETIHLAAQKGIGALSFSFIEPAEAKQWVDDYYRTLASEECVPGGFAVNPNLAVVMPLMCHEDEATAVDRGLDGGHFFGYSLAHYYVFGQHRPGRTVIWDEFQKNRSLFGFDRDIASRTGQPLGAQLMEEGLGALRGAIGTPDQIRVLLKGYEAAGVDQVIFVSQSGNNRHEHICESLELFAEQVMPEFHEGEDARAKDKLERLAPAVEAALARRAPARTAPEGYVVGAAMQV is encoded by the coding sequence ATGAAGTTCGGGATCTTCTACGAGCACCAGCTCCCGCGTCCGTGGGAGTCCGACGACGAGCATCGACTGCTCAAGGACGCGCTCGACCAGGTCGAGCTGGCCGACCGCCTCGGCATCGACTGCGCGTGGGAGGTCGAACACCACTTCCTCGAGGAGTACAGCCACTCGTCGGCGCCCGAGGTGTTCCTCGCCGCCGCGTCGCAGCGCACGAGCCGCATCCGGTTGGGCCACGGGATCGTGCAGTTACCGCAAGGCTTCAACCACTCCGCTCGTGTCGCGGAGCGCATCGCCACGCTCGACCTCGTGTCCGACGGCCGGGTGGACTTCGGCACCGGCGAGTCCTCGTCGGAGGCCGAGTTGGGGGGCTTCAACGTCGACCGGGCCACCAAGCGCGACCAGTGGGACGAGGCGCTCGACGCGGTGACGCGCATGTTCGTCGAGGAGCCGTTCGCGGGCTACGACGGCCGGTTCCTGAAGATGCCGCCACGCAACGTTGTCCCGAAGCCGCTGCAGAAGCCGCATCCGCCGGTGTGGGTCGCCTGCAGCCGGCGCGAGACCATCCACCTCGCCGCGCAGAAGGGCATCGGCGCGCTCTCGTTCTCGTTCATCGAGCCGGCCGAGGCGAAGCAGTGGGTGGACGACTACTACCGCACGCTCGCGTCGGAGGAATGCGTGCCGGGCGGCTTCGCGGTGAACCCCAACCTCGCCGTCGTCATGCCCCTGATGTGCCACGAGGACGAGGCGACCGCGGTCGACCGCGGTCTCGACGGTGGCCACTTCTTCGGGTACTCGCTCGCGCACTACTACGTGTTCGGGCAGCACCGACCCGGACGAACGGTGATCTGGGACGAGTTCCAGAAGAACCGCTCTCTGTTCGGGTTCGACCGCGACATCGCATCGCGCACGGGTCAGCCCCTCGGCGCCCAGCTGATGGAGGAGGGCCTCGGCGCGCTGCGGGGGGCGATCGGCACGCCCGACCAGATCCGCGTGCTGCTGAAGGGCTACGAAGCGGCGGGCGTCGACCAGGTGATCTTCGTGAGCCAGTCGGGCAACAACCGTCACGAGCACATCTGCGAATCGCTCGAGCTCTTCGCCGAGCAGGTCATGCCCGAGTTCCACGAGGGCGAGGACGCGCGCGCGAAGGACAAGCTCGAGCGTCTGGCACCGGCCGTCGAGGCCGCTCTCGCCCGGCGGGCACCCGCACGCACCGCGCCCGAGGGCTACGTCGTCGGCGCCGCGATGCAGGTCTGA